The DNA segment GACCTCTCTACTATCCTGTCCACGAGGAATAGCCCCATCCCTTCGCCGTGGCGGAGATCGTCGATCTCACGTCTTCCGAATATTTCCTCCTTCGCTCTGTCCGGAACTCCGGAGCCGTCGTCGGCGACCGAGACGACGGCAGTCTCCTCGTTCCTTTCCACGCCGACCTCGATCCTGTCGGTGGCGTGTTCGACGGCGTTCTCGATCACCTCCTCGAACGCCATACGTACGTACCTCCGTCCGATCCCTCTAACGGCTGTCTCGGAGTCGCCGTAGAGACATTCTACCTCTACCTCGACGGAGTCGGGGTTCGGTTCGTCTCTGACCCTGTCTATGCTGTCGTCTAAGACCTCCTCCAAGCAGACCTCGGCGTCTGGGGATAGCTCGGCTTCGAGTATCTTCCTCGTTTCCCTCGCCTGATCCGCCTTCTTGTTTATACGTTTAAGCTTCTCCTCGGCGTCTTCGAGGCTCTCGGTGACCTCGTCCGAGGACGACCGTTTCTTAGCTATCCCTATCCTTCCGAGTGCGACACTCAGGTCGTTACGGAGGTCGTGTCTCAGTGCCCTGTTTATGACCTTGAGGGACTGGGTCATCCTCTCCATCTCGGTCACGTCGGCGAAGACTCCCGCGTAGCCGATTCTCCGTCTGTCGACTTGTATCGGGACTACGGTGAGATGGAGATGGAGACGTCTGCCGTCCTTGTCTCTGTCAGTAATCGTGTTGGACCACGTCTCTCCATCGTCTAGCTTCCCCCACATCTCGTCGTAAGTCTCGTCGGGGGTCTCGGGAGATCCAACTATACTGGGATTCTCCCCTACGAGCTCGTCACGTGTATAGCCGAACTTCTCGACGTAGGCGTCGTTGACCTCGACTATCTCGGGCGACGTGTCAGTAATTACGACGGGGTTCTCGGTGCTCTCGAAGACCTTCCTGTACTTCTCCAGACTCTGTCTCCTGTCTCTGAGCTTTTCGAGGCTCGTGATGTTTCTGGCGTTGTAGACTCCCACGGCTGTGCCGGCTACCATCCCCGCCTCGGAGACTAGAAGAACCGTGTTGAGAGGATTTGCCGAGAAGCCGCCCAGTACGTTGTTCTGTAAGAGTATGACCCCCGCAGTTACTACGCCAGCCAAGCCTCCGAAGACCATCCACGACACCACACGTCTCTTACACGGCACCGCGAGGTCGGAGTACCGTAGCTTATACGCGAGTGCCACAGAGCCAAGAAGTGCCGAGAACATCGGAAGGACGACGAAGAAGAAACGAGAGACGAAAGAGGTCGAGCCGACTCCGGCTATAACCGAGCTCTCCTCGTAGAGATAGCCTGTGAAAAGAAGAATCCCAGTTCCAACTACCGAAGCCTCGTACACCGAAGACGTCTCGAAGAAGTATCTGTCCGAGTCTTGACACTGTTCTGACCCCGTGTCGCTGGTTAACCCCGACCCCACCTCTGAGTCGAATGACATGTTCCCCCTATGTTATGTACTCCAACTGAGTATTATTCTCAGCGGCTAGCTTATTAACCTTTGGGTAGTGTTGACACATGTACACAGTACAGACCGTCAGCCTCTCCAGTCACGTACCCTCCGGCTCTCGTCGACCTGTATACGTGTCTTGTCGGTCTGACGTATCCAGCCGAGGAACTCCGACATCCTCTCTGATTCTCTTATGTCTTCGGGGCTGTTGTACTCGTGTCTTAGCTCGTGGTTAGTGAAGACTGCGTGTATCTGTCGGTGGCACGCCTCACAGACGTCTGCGGTCTCGGAGCTCTTCCTGTCCTTCGGTGTGAGATGGTGTACCTCGGTCTCTACGTCCCTGCCACAGATCTCACAGTCTGGGGAGTCACTGTGGCTCTCGAAGACGTGGTCGGGTATCTCGTCGTCGGACATCGGAGACTCTACGTCGGGTATCGTCTTAAGGCTGTCCGGCTTGTGTTGGCTCGACAGGGACAAGAGTTTTGAGAAAGCACCACGCTTGTGAGACACGTAATATAATGACAACGACTCCGGGTCTCCGTCTTCTCGTCTTAGATCCCTCCTCCGACACAGTCACAAAAACCTCGGATTACCTTACTCAGGAGGGGTTCGACGTTTTCACGGCTTCTACGGTCGACGAGGCTCGCGCGTGGGTCGAAAGGCGTGGCACTGAGATCGACTGTGTGGTCACCGAGTACCAACTTGGAGACATCACCGGGGTCGATCTGATGAACAGGCTCCGTGATCACATACCCCAGACTCCTTTTGTCTTCTACACAGACCTCGACCACTCGGTCGCTTCGGAGGTACTCGGCTACAGTCTCACCGAGTACGTCGAGAAGAGTAGAGCTGACTCCGACGACGTACTCGACCTCCTCGTTAAGAGGATAGAGGAGACAGTCGAACACAGACGCGCCGTCGAAGAAGAGAGGGAACGCCGTAGAGTACTCGAAGTCATACGTGAGATAAACCGCGCTGTGACCAGGTCGTCGACACACGAGAGCCTGAAACAGAGGGTATGTGAGGTGATAGCCGAGTCGGAGCCGTACGTCTTCGCGTGGTTCGGCGAGTACGACGACGAGACCCGGACGGTGGTTCCGACCGAGTACGCCGGCGTAGAGGCTGGATACCTCGACGAGATAGAGATAAAGGTAGACGGCGAGACGTCGAAGGGTCCTACGGGACGCACAGTCCGGAACAGGGAGGTCGAGGTGATGCAGAACATACCCGAGGACCCGAGTTACGAGCCTTGGCGGGAACAGGCTCTCGAACGTGGATACAGATCGAGCGCGTCAGTCCCAGCGGTCTACTCCGGAGAGCTCTACGGTACTCTCAATATCTACGCCGACAGGAAGTTCGCCTTCGACAATGACGAAAAGGAGCTTCTGAGGGAGATAGGCGAGGACATAGGCTTCGGTCTCAACGCGATACGGACACGTCAGGAGACGGAGCGGAAGAGCGAGTTCCTATCGATTACAGAGACGACAGCCGACACCGGAGGCTGGGAGTACGTCCACAGTGCCGACGAGTCGGGAATAGAGGGAAAGATAAGATGGACTCAGGGAGCCAGACGTATCTGCTGTGACCCGGTCTCCGTCGACGACGGCGGCGAGACTGGGACGGATCTCGAAGTCGATGCCGAGGAAGCTCTCGGATTCGTGCATCCCGAAGACAGAGAAGAGATAAGAGACGGCTTGGTCAACATGTCGGAGTTCGACCTAACCGTCCGTTCGAACGCCTCAGAATCCGACGGTAGAGACGAGAAATGGATACGTGTAATAGGCAAGCCGTCGGAGCCCGAAGCCGAGACTCACGCAGGAGAGGAGGTTCTGATGAGAGGTTCGATACAGGACGTTACGCTCACGAAGGAACGTGAGCTACGTCTCGATACCTACAGGAGGGTGATAGAGCTTTCGGAGGATCTCATAGCGGCTGTCGATACCGACTACAGGTATATCTTCGCCAACCGGAGATACGTCGAGACACACACCTCAGTTTCCTCACCGGCTGCGGTAGAGGGGGAAAGTCTCAGAGAGATCGTCGGCGACGGGATATACGACGAAATAATAGAAGACGTCGACAGTGCTTTCGAGGGAAACCACGTTGAGTACGAGATGGAACGCCACGGGAGTTTCTTCCATATCCAGTACTATCCTCTGTGGGAAGGAGACGACGGCGAAGTGCGTGGAGTCGCGGCATCACTCCGTGACATAACCGACTACAAGGAGTACGAGACGGAGATTGAGAACAAGAACAGACAGCTTACGGTTCTCAACAGAATCACTCGCCACGACATACGTAACGACATGAACCTCATACTCGGCTGGGGGGATATCCTGAGAGACCACGTCGACGAAGAAGGCGAGGAGTATCTCCGCAGGACTCTCAACGCTGCGAGACACACGGTTGACCTCACTAAGAACGCAAGAGACTTCGTCGAGGCTATGGGCAACTCTCAGACCTCCGAGATAGACCTCGGCGAGAGCCTGATCCAGGAGGTCGAGAAGAGTAAGGAGGTATACGAGAAGGCTGTCTTCGAGACGGCTGAGATACCCGACACCGAGGTCATAGCCAACAGTCTCGTCTCGACAGTCTTCAGAAACCTCCTCAACAACGCAGTACAGCACAACGACAAGGAGACTCCGAGGATCGAGGTCTCCGCTGAGGAGAAAGACGAGGAAGTAGTCGTCTCTGTCGCAGACAACGGTCCAGGGATACCCGACGACCAGAAGAAGACAGTCTTCGGCGAGGGGGAGAAAGGACCTGAGAGCGAGGGTACAGGAATCGGTCTGTATCTCGTGAGTATACTCGTAGAAGAATACGGCGGCGACGTCTGGATAGAGGACAACGAACCCGAGGGAGCCGTCTTCAAGGTCAGACTCAGAAAGGCTTGATCACCCGACCGGAGTCACACCGCCCGTGACTGTTCTCACGACCCTACTCCGGTTTCCCGACTTAGCGACTACGTCGAACTGGTTTCTTTCCGTAGTCACGG comes from the Candidatus Afararchaeum irisae genome and includes:
- a CDS encoding GAF domain-containing protein, with amino-acid sequence MTTTPGLRLLVLDPSSDTVTKTSDYLTQEGFDVFTASTVDEARAWVERRGTEIDCVVTEYQLGDITGVDLMNRLRDHIPQTPFVFYTDLDHSVASEVLGYSLTEYVEKSRADSDDVLDLLVKRIEETVEHRRAVEEERERRRVLEVIREINRAVTRSSTHESLKQRVCEVIAESEPYVFAWFGEYDDETRTVVPTEYAGVEAGYLDEIEIKVDGETSKGPTGRTVRNREVEVMQNIPEDPSYEPWREQALERGYRSSASVPAVYSGELYGTLNIYADRKFAFDNDEKELLREIGEDIGFGLNAIRTRQETERKSEFLSITETTADTGGWEYVHSADESGIEGKIRWTQGARRICCDPVSVDDGGETGTDLEVDAEEALGFVHPEDREEIRDGLVNMSEFDLTVRSNASESDGRDEKWIRVIGKPSEPEAETHAGEEVLMRGSIQDVTLTKERELRLDTYRRVIELSEDLIAAVDTDYRYIFANRRYVETHTSVSSPAAVEGESLREIVGDGIYDEIIEDVDSAFEGNHVEYEMERHGSFFHIQYYPLWEGDDGEVRGVAASLRDITDYKEYETEIENKNRQLTVLNRITRHDIRNDMNLILGWGDILRDHVDEEGEEYLRRTLNAARHTVDLTKNARDFVEAMGNSQTSEIDLGESLIQEVEKSKEVYEKAVFETAEIPDTEVIANSLVSTVFRNLLNNAVQHNDKETPRIEVSAEEKDEEVVVSVADNGPGIPDDQKKTVFGEGEKGPESEGTGIGLYLVSILVEEYGGDVWIEDNEPEGAVFKVRLRKA
- a CDS encoding PAS domain S-box protein, giving the protein MSFDSEVGSGLTSDTGSEQCQDSDRYFFETSSVYEASVVGTGILLFTGYLYEESSVIAGVGSTSFVSRFFFVVLPMFSALLGSVALAYKLRYSDLAVPCKRRVVSWMVFGGLAGVVTAGVILLQNNVLGGFSANPLNTVLLVSEAGMVAGTAVGVYNARNITSLEKLRDRRQSLEKYRKVFESTENPVVITDTSPEIVEVNDAYVEKFGYTRDELVGENPSIVGSPETPDETYDEMWGKLDDGETWSNTITDRDKDGRRLHLHLTVVPIQVDRRRIGYAGVFADVTEMERMTQSLKVINRALRHDLRNDLSVALGRIGIAKKRSSSDEVTESLEDAEEKLKRINKKADQARETRKILEAELSPDAEVCLEEVLDDSIDRVRDEPNPDSVEVEVECLYGDSETAVRGIGRRYVRMAFEEVIENAVEHATDRIEVGVERNEETAVVSVADDGSGVPDRAKEEIFGRREIDDLRHGEGMGLFLVDRIVERS